In Elusimicrobiota bacterium, the following are encoded in one genomic region:
- a CDS encoding NADH-quinone oxidoreductase subunit C → MNYIKIFDDIEEKYNLKPLSLRIEEKEPDEIYARVGAGDFKPMCLAMHKYLHSPVMSFFAVDERKEKGVFGLLCAFQSIEFKKWVFITTEVPKDNAEFESLSKDIYSAALFEREIYEMFGIVPKNSPDTRRLKLHEEVWPQGNFPLRKDFDSKKIKDSPKSEHKLKEVEGDGVFEVAVGPVHAGLIAPGHFRFSVAGEPVINLEIHLGFTHRGVEKIFENLSLNEAVSLSECVSGDSAFAHSWAFCNSIEKILKINVPENIQYVRAVLLELERMYNHVNDIGGIAVDVGFSFPSAFASLMKESILDLNEKLTESRYLKNVNAIGGVLCDFNDDKKQVLIQNLEMLQKDLNELKKMILSNVSFMDRADSTGILRKNIAEDLGVLGPAGRASGIDKDLRKDFHGIYDKVKFNSIHCLSGDVSARLKIRFDEFEESIKIVKQFLDMIKPFESKKEQLPKIKEGYALGCAEGWRGPVLYWVKIDAEGHIVRCKIVDPSFRNWEGLAFAMPGNIVPDFPLCNKSFDFSYSGNDL, encoded by the coding sequence ATGAATTATATAAAAATATTTGATGATATTGAAGAAAAGTATAATTTAAAACCTTTGAGTTTGAGAATTGAGGAAAAGGAGCCGGATGAAATATATGCTCGGGTGGGAGCGGGTGACTTTAAGCCAATGTGTCTTGCAATGCATAAATATCTGCATTCACCTGTGATGTCATTTTTTGCAGTTGATGAAAGGAAAGAAAAAGGTGTTTTTGGATTATTGTGTGCTTTTCAATCAATTGAATTTAAAAAATGGGTTTTTATTACAACGGAAGTTCCAAAAGACAACGCGGAATTTGAATCGCTATCAAAAGATATTTATTCCGCTGCACTTTTTGAGCGGGAAATATATGAAATGTTCGGTATTGTGCCAAAAAACAGTCCTGATACAAGACGGCTTAAACTTCATGAAGAGGTCTGGCCTCAAGGTAATTTTCCTCTTAGGAAAGATTTTGATTCTAAAAAAATAAAAGATTCCCCGAAATCTGAACATAAATTGAAAGAAGTTGAAGGGGACGGCGTTTTTGAGGTTGCTGTAGGTCCTGTGCATGCAGGGCTAATCGCGCCCGGTCATTTCAGGTTTAGTGTTGCCGGTGAGCCGGTAATAAATCTTGAGATACATCTTGGGTTTACCCATCGTGGAGTTGAAAAGATTTTTGAAAATCTAAGCTTAAACGAAGCAGTTTCTTTAAGCGAGTGTGTTTCGGGTGATTCAGCATTTGCCCATAGCTGGGCTTTTTGTAATTCAATTGAGAAAATATTAAAAATTAATGTCCCTGAAAATATTCAATATGTCCGGGCGGTCTTACTTGAATTAGAACGTATGTATAATCATGTGAACGATATAGGCGGTATTGCTGTTGATGTCGGGTTTTCTTTTCCGTCAGCGTTCGCTTCTTTGATGAAAGAAAGTATTTTAGATTTGAACGAAAAATTAACAGAGTCGCGGTATTTGAAAAATGTTAACGCTATTGGCGGAGTTTTATGCGATTTTAATGATGATAAAAAACAAGTTTTAATTCAAAATCTTGAAATGCTTCAAAAAGATTTAAACGAACTTAAGAAAATGATTCTTTCAAACGTCTCATTTATGGACAGGGCGGATTCTACCGGAATTTTAAGAAAAAACATTGCTGAAGATTTGGGCGTGCTGGGACCGGCAGGTCGCGCATCTGGCATTGATAAAGATTTAAGAAAAGATTTTCATGGGATATACGATAAAGTTAAGTTTAATAGTATACACTGTTTGTCCGGAGATGTTTCAGCACGTCTGAAAATCCGGTTCGATGAATTTGAAGAGTCAATTAAGATAGTGAAACAGTTCTTAGATATGATTAAACCGTTTGAATCGAAGAAAGAGCAGCTTCCAAAAATTAAAGAAGGTTATGCGCTCGGATGTGCAGAAGGATGGCGGGGACCGGTGTTGTATTGGGTTAAAATTGACGCAGAAGGTCATATAGTCAGATGTAAAATTGTTGACCCGTCATTCAGGAATTGGGAAGGTCTTGCGTTTGCAATGCCGGGAAACATCGTTCCTGATTTTCCTCTTTGCAATAAAAGCTTTGACTTTTCATATTCTGGGAATGATTTATAA
- a CDS encoding DNA adenine methylase, translated as MIKSPLRYPGGKSRAVELISTLLPAFDEFREPFLGGGSIFIYVKQRFPNKKFWINDLYLELFKFWEMAQKDVDVLIDKVYEWRNKYPVGKELHKFLNKNIEGFNDLERAAAFFIYNRITFSGTSLSGGFSEGAFTGRFTKSSIQRLNQFAKVINGSTITNLDYEELVKKDGENVFIFLDPPYFSATKSALYGKNGNMHKSFDHKRFAETMRNCKHKWLITYDDSKYIRELFSFANIIPWNLTYGMRNVTKGSDKKGKELFISNYLKQLPEEQQMTLFEPKVKYQAKREAHHITAHRKKRNPLHKK; from the coding sequence ATGATAAAAAGTCCATTAAGATATCCGGGAGGAAAAAGCAGAGCAGTTGAGTTAATATCAACTCTTTTGCCGGCATTTGATGAATTTAGAGAACCATTTTTAGGTGGTGGTTCTATTTTTATTTATGTCAAACAACGATTTCCAAATAAAAAGTTTTGGATTAACGACCTCTATTTAGAACTTTTTAAGTTTTGGGAAATGGCCCAAAAAGATGTAGATGTTTTAATTGACAAAGTTTATGAATGGCGGAATAAATATCCTGTTGGGAAAGAATTGCATAAATTTTTAAATAAAAACATAGAAGGATTTAACGATTTGGAAAGAGCAGCAGCTTTTTTTATTTACAATCGAATAACATTTTCAGGAACAAGTTTAAGCGGTGGTTTCAGTGAAGGAGCGTTTACGGGACGTTTTACCAAAAGTAGTATTCAGCGACTTAACCAATTTGCCAAAGTAATTAACGGTTCAACTATCACTAATCTTGACTATGAAGAATTAGTTAAAAAAGATGGGGAAAATGTTTTTATTTTTCTTGACCCACCTTATTTTTCAGCGACAAAATCTGCACTATACGGAAAGAATGGAAACATGCATAAATCATTTGATCATAAGAGATTTGCAGAAACAATGCGTAACTGCAAACATAAATGGCTCATAACTTATGATGATAGTAAATATATCAGGGAGTTATTCTCCTTTGCTAACATAATCCCTTGGAACTTAACCTATGGAATGAGAAACGTAACCAAAGGTTCTGACAAAAAAGGGAAAGAACTTTTCATCTCAAACTATTTGAAACAATTACCCGAAGAACAACAGATGACTTTATTTGAACCAAAAGTAAAGTATCAAGCAAAGCGAGAAGCACATCACATAACAGCACATAGAAAGAAGAGAAACCCATTACATAAAAAGTAG
- a CDS encoding AAA family ATPase codes for MFLKSLEFSQFIGKPAEWSLEKLMLNKINLIVGKNATGKTKTLNVINNLSRLITGEIKPTYDSANFKLIYDKDRKNIEYTLIIENKKVNTEKLRIDSRLLLNREEKGESKIFAEQLHKFMKFQAPTNELACVVRRDTLQHPFFDDIYQWGKTTFHYLFGTQLGKDIFDASLKDENIKAEINLKDTHRVVSIFKQGLGKYRDKYKKSIVNDMNEIGYKIDDIKVNQINSIKLQGAGLIGLIVKESDISVDTEQNQISQGMFRALSLLIQLNYSKLETKPSCILIDDIGEGLDYERASTLIKILIDKAKSSSVQLIMSTNDRFVMNNVPLKYWCLIQRKGQLCKVYNYQNSKKIFDEFSYTGLNNFDFLSTEFYSKGSNKK; via the coding sequence ATGTTTTTAAAATCATTAGAGTTCAGTCAATTTATTGGAAAGCCTGCCGAATGGTCTTTAGAGAAATTAATGCTTAATAAAATAAATTTAATTGTTGGTAAAAATGCAACGGGTAAAACTAAAACACTTAACGTCATCAATAATCTTTCACGTTTAATTACAGGAGAAATTAAACCAACTTATGATTCTGCGAATTTTAAATTAATTTATGATAAAGATAGGAAAAACATAGAATATACACTTATTATTGAAAATAAGAAGGTAAATACTGAAAAACTGAGAATTGATAGTAGATTATTATTAAATAGAGAAGAAAAAGGGGAAAGCAAAATATTTGCTGAGCAGCTCCATAAATTTATGAAATTTCAAGCACCTACTAATGAATTAGCTTGTGTTGTTAGAAGAGACACATTACAACATCCATTTTTTGATGATATATATCAATGGGGGAAAACTACGTTTCATTATTTATTTGGCACCCAACTAGGAAAGGATATTTTTGATGCTTCGTTAAAAGATGAAAACATTAAAGCAGAAATTAATTTAAAAGATACACATAGAGTTGTTAGTATTTTTAAACAAGGATTAGGAAAATATAGAGATAAATATAAAAAATCCATAGTTAATGACATGAATGAAATTGGTTATAAAATTGATGACATTAAAGTTAATCAGATAAACAGTATTAAATTGCAAGGGGCAGGTTTAATTGGACTAATTGTTAAAGAATCGGATATTTCAGTAGATACAGAGCAGAATCAGATATCGCAAGGTATGTTTAGAGCGCTTTCTCTTTTAATACAGTTAAATTATTCTAAATTAGAAACTAAGCCTAGTTGTATTCTTATTGATGATATAGGTGAAGGATTGGATTATGAAAGAGCTTCAACATTAATAAAAATTCTTATAGATAAAGCAAAATCTTCTTCTGTTCAACTAATTATGTCAACAAATGATAGATTTGTAATGAATAATGTGCCTCTTAAATATTGGTGTCTAATTCAAAGAAAAGGTCAATTGTGTAAAGTCTACAACTATCAAAATTCAAAAAAAATATTTGATGAGTTTTCATATACTGGCCTTAATAATTTTGATTTTTTGTCAACTGAATTTTATTCAAAAGGAAGTAACAAAAAATGA
- a CDS encoding proton-conducting transporter membrane subunit: protein MDIPHSWVQFDPLSLLFIALILIVSLPSLIYSIGYMRGRYNAATLRYGWVLSIGFILSMLLVVVSSNILLFLVAWELMSLISFFLVIFDFEKEKSVKAGIIYIVMTHIGTAFLILGFVYSYHICGSMDISSIKAVLTTAPATLKNTLFILFIIGFLTKAGAVPMHLWLPYAHPQAPSHISSIMSGIMIKMGIYGILRFVIIMLGQGPAWWGYTIIIFAIVSCLVGVIYALMEHDLKRLLAYHSVENIGIILLGIGVSMIFLNQGSGVVSVLALSAAIYHLINHAVFKSLLFLGAGSIQRATGLLNIEKLGGLIKKMPVTAVCFLIGALGISAVPPLNGFVSEWLTFQSFFIAAISSSGTNKIFFGLCTGALALTSGLAAACFVKAFGISFLAMPRSQKAAEAKEVSATMTGPMLFLSFLVVVLGLGFAPVLKYLVKISGNVLSIDVSQMTFGLTNFSLSFTPSNGSHISVPLLLAFLICVGALTYFAVIILAGKRKISFGRTWDCGYYNLGPKTEYSATGFSKPFRIAFSFFLQPYIKTKKTMDSVYHLHTQQYELFTTPVIKNYLYGNLLKAILFFAKRFRRLQAGSIHLYIAYIFIAIVGLIVFMSHF, encoded by the coding sequence ATGGATATACCTCACTCGTGGGTGCAATTTGACCCGCTATCGTTACTATTTATTGCTTTAATTCTAATTGTATCGCTGCCATCGCTCATATATTCAATAGGATATATGCGTGGAAGGTATAATGCCGCTACTTTGCGCTATGGATGGGTGTTATCTATTGGGTTTATCCTTTCAATGCTCCTTGTTGTTGTTTCCTCAAACATACTTCTTTTTCTGGTTGCATGGGAGTTGATGTCGCTCATTTCGTTTTTTCTTGTAATTTTTGATTTTGAAAAAGAAAAGTCAGTAAAAGCTGGAATAATTTATATTGTAATGACACATATCGGGACAGCGTTTCTGATATTAGGATTTGTTTATTCCTATCATATTTGCGGCAGTATGGATATATCTTCTATAAAGGCGGTATTAACAACTGCGCCCGCTACTCTAAAAAACACCCTATTTATTCTATTTATCATAGGCTTCTTAACCAAAGCAGGTGCGGTGCCGATGCATCTGTGGCTTCCTTACGCCCATCCGCAAGCACCAAGTCATATATCAAGCATAATGTCCGGAATAATGATAAAAATGGGGATATACGGAATCCTGCGGTTTGTTATTATAATGCTCGGACAGGGACCGGCGTGGTGGGGATATACAATAATAATATTTGCGATTGTTTCCTGTCTTGTGGGCGTAATCTATGCTCTGATGGAGCATGATTTGAAACGGCTTCTTGCGTATCACAGTGTTGAAAATATAGGAATTATTCTTTTGGGAATCGGTGTTTCAATGATATTTCTTAATCAGGGGTCTGGTGTCGTATCAGTTTTGGCGTTATCTGCAGCGATTTACCATCTCATTAACCACGCAGTATTTAAAAGTTTGCTTTTCTTAGGGGCTGGCAGTATCCAAAGAGCGACGGGTTTGCTGAATATTGAAAAACTTGGTGGGCTTATCAAGAAAATGCCTGTTACAGCAGTCTGTTTCCTGATTGGTGCTCTGGGAATTTCTGCGGTGCCGCCTTTAAATGGTTTTGTAAGTGAATGGCTCACTTTTCAGTCGTTTTTCATCGCTGCTATTAGCAGTTCCGGGACTAATAAGATATTTTTTGGACTATGTACCGGGGCTCTGGCTCTTACAAGCGGGCTTGCAGCGGCATGTTTCGTGAAAGCTTTCGGTATAAGTTTTCTTGCAATGCCCAGGAGTCAAAAAGCAGCTGAAGCAAAAGAAGTTTCTGCTACAATGACCGGTCCTATGCTCTTTCTTTCGTTTTTGGTGGTAGTGCTTGGACTTGGTTTTGCTCCGGTTTTAAAATACCTTGTAAAAATATCCGGAAATGTTTTATCTATTGATGTTTCACAAATGACTTTCGGTTTAACCAATTTTTCTTTATCATTTACACCATCCAATGGCTCGCATATTTCTGTCCCGCTTTTATTGGCGTTTTTGATTTGTGTGGGGGCATTAACATATTTTGCTGTAATTATTCTGGCAGGGAAACGAAAGATATCTTTTGGCAGAACATGGGATTGCGGTTACTATAATTTAGGTCCAAAAACAGAATACAGTGCAACCGGGTTTTCTAAACCTTTCCGTATAGCATTCAGCTTCTTTTTACAGCCGTATATTAAAACAAAAAAAACAATGGATTCTGTCTATCACCTGCATACCCAGCAATATGAGCTTTTCACCACACCGGTTATTAAGAACTATTTGTATGGTAACCTGTTAAAAGCTATTTTATTTTTTGCAAAAAGGTTCAGGCGTTTACAGGCAGGAAGCATTCATCTTTATATCGCATATATTTTTATAGCAATAGTAGGACTTATTGTTTTTATGAGTCACTTTTAA
- a CDS encoding WecB/TagA/CpsF family glycosyltransferase encodes MQSIKILSIRVDRVTFDETLPLIHTFLTDGSQHQLITANPLMLLEAQKDSALKNVFDKASLVLPESSGIFWASKFSNTPLKEKIPGIDFMNFLLNYAQANNHSVFFLGAKEEVITKAVQNIKEKFPELKIAGYNNGYFSDKEESIISKIKTSKADILFVGLNIPFQEKWINKNLKSLGAKIAVGVGGSYDVFSGNLKRAPIWMIKLQIEWLFRLIQQPWRITRILKLSVFIIKVINEKLSNISSIFSSPQRGEDER; translated from the coding sequence ATGCAGTCAATAAAAATACTGTCAATAAGAGTTGACAGAGTCACCTTTGACGAAACGCTTCCTCTAATACATACTTTCCTAACCGATGGTAGCCAGCATCAGCTAATAACAGCAAACCCGTTAATGCTTTTAGAAGCCCAAAAAGACAGTGCTCTAAAAAATGTCTTTGATAAAGCGTCGCTTGTCCTACCTGAAAGTTCAGGTATATTCTGGGCATCCAAATTTTCAAACACCCCATTAAAAGAAAAAATCCCCGGCATAGATTTTATGAATTTTCTTCTGAATTACGCACAAGCAAACAACCATTCAGTTTTCTTCCTCGGTGCAAAAGAAGAAGTTATAACAAAAGCTGTTCAAAATATAAAAGAAAAGTTCCCTGAGCTGAAAATAGCAGGATATAATAACGGATACTTTTCAGACAAAGAAGAATCGATAATTTCAAAAATAAAAACATCAAAAGCAGATATCCTTTTCGTCGGTCTGAACATCCCATTCCAGGAAAAATGGATTAATAAAAATCTGAAATCACTCGGTGCAAAGATTGCAGTAGGTGTCGGAGGCAGTTATGACGTATTCTCCGGCAATTTAAAACGCGCACCAATCTGGATGATAAAATTACAAATAGAATGGCTATTCCGTCTAATCCAACAACCCTGGCGAATCACAAGAATCCTAAAACTCTCAGTTTTCATTATAAAAGTAATCAATGAAAAGCTAAGTAATATCTCCTCAATATTTTCTTCTCCCCAAAGGGGAGAAGATGAAAGATGA
- a CDS encoding DUF4276 family protein: MKKMAIFVEGQTEQLFVAKLLREVAGENNIIIKEMEETISSKGYRSFTIINASSRKVNNAKFYVIIYNSSGDSKVQSDIRDNYDSLVNKGHEKIVGLRDVYPTKRINLPELQKYLNYKVKTKPIKVDIILAIMEIEAWFLAETTHFQKIDTTLSLKKILNCINFDPTIQNVEDRDKPSDDLHNIYHTVGFAYTKKKNNCVRTINALDYNQIYLSLKNKVMNLGKLIEIIDSFLAS; the protein is encoded by the coding sequence ATGAAAAAAATGGCAATTTTCGTAGAAGGACAAACTGAACAATTGTTTGTTGCTAAATTATTACGTGAAGTTGCTGGAGAAAACAACATAATAATAAAAGAGATGGAAGAAACAATAAGTTCTAAAGGATATCGCTCGTTTACTATTATTAATGCATCATCAAGGAAAGTAAATAATGCTAAATTTTATGTTATAATTTATAATAGTAGTGGAGATTCTAAAGTGCAATCGGATATTAGAGACAATTATGACTCTTTAGTAAATAAAGGTCATGAAAAAATAGTAGGATTAAGAGATGTGTATCCAACAAAACGTATTAATTTACCTGAGTTACAAAAGTATTTAAACTATAAGGTAAAAACTAAGCCTATAAAAGTAGATATAATATTAGCAATAATGGAAATTGAAGCTTGGTTTCTAGCAGAAACTACACATTTCCAGAAAATTGATACTACTCTTTCATTGAAAAAAATATTAAATTGTATAAACTTTGACCCAACAATACAGAATGTAGAAGATAGAGATAAACCATCAGATGATTTACACAATATATATCATACAGTTGGTTTTGCGTATACAAAGAAAAAAAACAATTGTGTTAGAACAATTAATGCACTTGACTATAATCAAATATATTTATCTTTAAAAAATAAAGTTATGAATCTGGGTAAACTCATTGAAATAATTGACTCTTTTTTAGCAAGTTAG
- a CDS encoding hydrogenase 4 subunit F encodes MEIYLILIIPVVLAIISALVEKPVIAGTITTIGYGVELLISFCFANKILAVKHFSEAIFYADALSAFFILTVSLITFASALYSISFIEKDVQNKKFPESQSKIYYLLFNLFTFSMYLVTLVNNLGFVWIAIEMTTLASAFLVGFYNSKHSVEAAWKYIIICSVGITLALLGTILFYYTVSHDGGIKSLNWTDFISVASKLDGHIIKIAFLFILVGYGTKAGLAPMHTWLPDAHSQAVTPISALLSGVLLKTSVYAIMRFAIVTNKAIGSGYTSHLFVFFGLISITVAAVFVLVQKDLKRLLAYSSVEHIGIIVLGLGFGGPIGCYGALLHTFNHAATKAVMFFGAGEIIEKYNTHNMRKIKGAVKAIPFAGVFTIITAFALSGMPPFSVFFSEMAVLYAGFVKGSYMASVVYIFVLAVVFYGLVEHIAGISFGKKPEDMIASKDPSITKAAFIFLFVFVCVSGFLFPGFFNSLLKAASGILLGNI; translated from the coding sequence ATGGAAATATATTTGATACTAATCATTCCGGTTGTTCTTGCAATAATATCTGCATTAGTGGAGAAGCCGGTGATAGCAGGCACCATAACTACAATTGGCTACGGTGTGGAACTGTTAATTTCGTTTTGTTTTGCTAACAAGATTCTTGCCGTAAAACATTTTTCAGAAGCAATATTTTATGCCGATGCTCTCAGCGCTTTCTTTATCTTGACAGTATCGCTTATAACTTTTGCTTCTGCACTTTATTCAATATCGTTTATAGAGAAAGATGTTCAAAACAAAAAGTTTCCTGAGTCGCAATCAAAAATATATTATCTTTTATTTAACCTGTTCACTTTTTCAATGTATCTTGTAACGCTTGTTAATAATCTCGGGTTTGTCTGGATTGCTATAGAAATGACGACTCTTGCTTCAGCGTTTCTTGTCGGCTTCTACAATAGTAAACATTCGGTTGAAGCCGCATGGAAATACATTATTATTTGTTCGGTTGGTATAACACTTGCTCTTTTGGGTACAATATTGTTTTACTATACGGTTTCCCATGATGGGGGAATTAAAAGTCTTAACTGGACAGATTTTATTTCCGTTGCATCAAAACTTGACGGACATATAATCAAAATCGCGTTTCTTTTCATACTTGTCGGTTATGGTACCAAGGCAGGTCTTGCCCCGATGCATACATGGCTTCCGGATGCGCACAGCCAGGCAGTTACGCCGATAAGTGCGCTTTTATCAGGAGTTTTACTTAAAACGTCCGTCTATGCTATTATGCGGTTTGCCATAGTTACAAATAAAGCAATTGGTTCAGGTTACACCTCACATTTATTTGTTTTTTTCGGTCTTATTTCTATAACTGTTGCCGCAGTATTTGTTCTTGTACAGAAAGATTTGAAACGGCTTCTTGCATACAGTAGTGTTGAACATATCGGAATTATCGTTCTTGGACTGGGTTTCGGCGGACCAATAGGTTGTTATGGAGCACTGCTACATACATTTAATCACGCAGCGACAAAAGCGGTTATGTTTTTTGGCGCAGGTGAAATAATTGAAAAATATAACACCCACAATATGCGTAAAATCAAAGGTGCGGTAAAGGCGATTCCTTTTGCCGGAGTTTTTACGATTATAACAGCATTCGCTCTTAGTGGTATGCCGCCGTTTTCGGTATTTTTTAGTGAAATGGCAGTTTTATATGCAGGGTTTGTAAAAGGAAGTTATATGGCAAGTGTTGTGTATATATTCGTTTTAGCAGTAGTTTTTTACGGACTTGTAGAACATATTGCCGGAATAAGTTTTGGTAAGAAACCCGAAGATATGATTGCATCAAAAGACCCTTCGATTACAAAAGCAGCATTCATTTTTCTTTTTGTTTTTGTATGTGTCTCGGGGTTTTTATTCCCGGGATTTTTTAATTCTTTATTAAAAGCAGCGTCAGGGATACTGCTCGGAAACATATAG
- a CDS encoding thioredoxin family protein, giving the protein MPFTLQIGEQAPDFDLSATDGRNYQLSDFVDANVLVVFFTCNHCPYVTGSDEVTRKTAEKYKGKGVVFVGINSNSEQVHTEDDFFTMVERMKQNKFPWVYLRDKSQSVAKAYGALRTPHFYVFNKERELVYTGRGVDNPRETGKMTANNLEEALEEVTSGKPVSITKTNPIGCNVKWVGQEAHWMPPEACDLI; this is encoded by the coding sequence ATGCCTTTTACATTACAAATTGGGGAACAGGCACCTGATTTTGACTTATCTGCCACAGATGGTAGGAATTATCAGCTATCGGATTTTGTTGATGCGAATGTTCTTGTTGTGTTTTTCACTTGTAATCATTGTCCTTATGTAACCGGGTCGGATGAGGTTACCAGAAAAACTGCTGAGAAATATAAGGGGAAAGGGGTCGTGTTTGTCGGTATAAATTCAAACAGTGAGCAAGTACATACGGAAGATGATTTTTTTACTATGGTTGAGCGGATGAAACAAAATAAGTTTCCCTGGGTTTATCTTCGGGATAAATCACAGAGTGTTGCAAAGGCATACGGAGCGTTACGGACACCTCACTTTTATGTTTTTAACAAAGAAAGAGAATTAGTATATACCGGCAGGGGCGTTGATAATCCGAGAGAAACCGGCAAAATGACTGCCAATAATCTTGAAGAAGCTCTTGAAGAAGTTACTTCAGGAAAACCCGTGAGTATTACCAAAACAAATCCAATAGGTTGTAATGTCAAATGGGTAGGTCAGGAAGCCCACTGGATGCCCCCCGAAGCTTGTGATTTAATTTAG
- a CDS encoding NADH-quinone oxidoreductase subunit H, whose translation MKITLFVLQIVVLIIIAPLVSGIIRKIKNNFRMRQGPGIFQPYFNIIKLFGKEEIVSEHTSWIFSFTPYIVLASLLTALMLVPGIFPGISLNHVGDFFALIFLLSLGRFFLALSGLDAGSSFGGMGSSREMFISALTEPAFFVAVFALCLGTGTTDLNVLSTEFSFNLSHLVAGAALFMVTIVETSRIPIDNQETHLELTMVHEAMILEYSGRSLALIELAAQIKQIIFFSLLSIVIFPVFQLTDFSMSSILVYSGIFISKILLISFVVAVIEVTVAKMRLFRVPDFTTFAFVLSGTALVLVVLGL comes from the coding sequence ATGAAGATAACATTATTTGTTTTGCAAATTGTTGTTTTAATTATTATAGCACCGCTTGTTAGCGGGATTATAAGAAAAATAAAAAATAACTTCCGGATGCGTCAAGGTCCTGGCATATTTCAGCCGTATTTTAACATTATCAAACTTTTTGGAAAAGAAGAAATTGTTTCGGAACACACATCGTGGATATTTTCTTTCACACCTTACATAGTTTTAGCGTCATTGCTAACTGCTCTAATGCTTGTTCCCGGTATTTTTCCGGGAATATCTTTAAATCACGTAGGAGATTTTTTTGCTTTGATTTTTCTTTTGTCGCTTGGCAGGTTTTTTCTTGCACTTTCCGGGCTGGATGCAGGAAGTTCTTTCGGCGGTATGGGTTCTTCACGAGAGATGTTCATCTCGGCACTTACTGAGCCCGCATTTTTTGTTGCTGTGTTTGCTTTATGTCTTGGAACAGGTACTACCGATTTAAACGTTTTAAGCACGGAATTTTCTTTTAATCTTTCGCATTTAGTTGCAGGGGCTGCTCTTTTTATGGTAACTATAGTAGAGACATCTCGCATACCTATTGATAATCAGGAAACCCATCTTGAACTTACTATGGTCCATGAAGCTATGATTTTGGAATATTCAGGAAGGTCTCTTGCATTGATAGAACTTGCAGCCCAAATCAAACAAATTATCTTTTTTTCACTTCTTTCAATAGTTATTTTTCCGGTTTTCCAATTGACCGATTTCAGTATGTCTTCAATTTTAGTTTATTCAGGAATATTTATTTCCAAAATACTTTTAATTTCTTTTGTTGTTGCAGTAATTGAAGTTACAGTAGCAAAGATGCGTCTTTTCCGTGTCCCTGATTTTACGACATTCGCATTTGTCCTTTCAGGTACTGCACTTGTGTTAGTGGTATTGGGATTATAA